From the genome of Scytonema hofmannii PCC 7110, one region includes:
- a CDS encoding HAD-IIIC family phosphatase, which translates to MMSTKAELSNNKLADKKAIKCVVWDLDNTLWDGVLLEDNRVDLRNQVVDIIKTLDSRGILQSIASKNDYARAIAQLQEFGLHEYFLYPQINWNSKSSSIQEIAKSLNLGIDTFTFIDDQLFELEEVNFSLPEVLCVNTTELTHLLDLPEMNPRFITEDSKLRRLMYLSDIERNQSEKEFVGTQEEFLATLNMSFTISYAKEEDLQRAEELTVRTNQLNTTGYTYSYDELNYFRQSDKYKLLIASLDDKYGSYGKIGLALVECQELVWTVKLLLMSCRVMSRGVGTILLNYIMTLAKNNNVRLRAEFVSNNRNRMMYVSYKFAGFQETEKIEDLLFLENNLTRIQPFPDYVKVKIID; encoded by the coding sequence ATGATGAGTACAAAAGCTGAGCTATCAAATAATAAACTAGCGGATAAAAAAGCTATCAAATGTGTAGTTTGGGATTTGGATAACACTCTTTGGGATGGTGTATTATTAGAGGACAATCGTGTTGATTTGCGAAACCAGGTAGTTGATATTATCAAAACCCTAGACAGTCGAGGTATTTTGCAGTCTATTGCTAGTAAAAATGATTATGCTAGAGCGATCGCACAACTCCAAGAGTTTGGTTTGCACGAATATTTTCTCTATCCCCAAATCAATTGGAACTCGAAATCTAGTTCTATTCAGGAAATTGCTAAGTCCCTCAATCTTGGGATCGACACCTTTACCTTTATAGATGACCAGTTATTTGAACTAGAAGAAGTTAATTTTTCACTCCCTGAAGTACTCTGTGTTAATACCACTGAACTGACGCATCTGCTAGATCTGCCAGAAATGAATCCTCGTTTTATTACAGAGGATTCAAAATTAAGAAGACTAATGTATCTTAGTGATATAGAGCGAAATCAATCAGAAAAAGAATTTGTTGGAACTCAAGAAGAATTTTTAGCGACACTCAATATGTCTTTTACTATCTCTTATGCCAAAGAGGAGGATTTACAGCGAGCCGAAGAATTAACAGTACGAACAAATCAATTAAATACAACAGGTTATACATACTCCTATGATGAGCTGAATTATTTTCGGCAATCCGATAAGTATAAACTACTCATTGCAAGTTTAGACGATAAGTATGGCAGTTATGGTAAAATTGGGTTGGCTCTTGTGGAATGCCAAGAGTTGGTGTGGACTGTAAAACTTTTGCTGATGTCTTGCCGCGTTATGTCCAGAGGTGTCGGCACAATTTTGTTGAACTATATTATGACATTGGCGAAAAACAACAACGTTCGTTTGCGTGCTGAATTTGTTTCAAACAATCGCAATCGCATGATGTATGTCTCTTATAAGTTTGCAGGGTTTCAGGAAACAGAGAAGATAGAAGATTTGTTATTTTTAGAAAATAATCTAACACGAATTCAACCTTTTCCTGATTATGTGAAGGTCAAAATTATCGATTAA
- a CDS encoding acyl-CoA dehydrogenase family protein produces MKIELTTQQKDAQAEFRAFVDEEVIPYANSYDQEERTPTKLIENLAQLGYLGAVLPKEFGGIAMDMITYGILNEEIGRGCSSLRSLLTVHCMVTYALSKWGNKYQKEYWLPKLASGEKIAAFALSEPNVGSDAKSIETTATVSGDSYILNGHKKWITYGQIADIFLVFAQCSGKPSAFLVEKNSPGLTIQPISGMLGVRASMLAELQFQDCRIPQENLVGKLGFGFSYVASSALDYGRYSVAWGSVGIAQACLEACIHYTNERKQFGVYLKEHQLIRQIITEMIANVKAARLLCYQAGYLKEIGDPNSIVETSIAKYFASTTATKIANDTVQIHGANGCTSEYSVARYLRDAKIMEIIEGSTQIQQITIADYGYQEYMSPSASTVIYQNLLVRT; encoded by the coding sequence ATGAAAATAGAGTTAACAACTCAACAAAAAGATGCTCAAGCTGAATTTAGAGCTTTCGTAGACGAAGAGGTTATACCTTACGCAAATTCCTATGACCAAGAAGAGCGTACCCCGACAAAGCTAATTGAAAATTTAGCTCAACTCGGATATTTGGGTGCTGTATTACCCAAAGAATTTGGTGGCATAGCTATGGACATGATTACCTATGGTATTCTTAACGAAGAAATTGGACGGGGATGTTCTTCACTACGGAGTTTGCTCACAGTTCACTGTATGGTTACTTATGCTCTTTCTAAATGGGGCAATAAGTATCAGAAAGAGTATTGGCTGCCAAAGTTAGCGTCTGGTGAGAAAATAGCTGCTTTCGCCTTAAGTGAACCTAACGTAGGTAGCGATGCCAAAAGTATAGAAACCACGGCGACAGTTTCTGGTGACTCTTATATCTTAAATGGACACAAAAAATGGATTACTTACGGACAAATAGCCGATATCTTTTTGGTGTTTGCTCAATGTTCGGGTAAACCTTCTGCTTTTTTAGTAGAAAAAAACAGCCCAGGACTGACGATACAACCTATTTCTGGTATGTTGGGTGTTCGGGCTTCGATGTTAGCTGAGTTGCAATTTCAAGATTGTCGAATTCCCCAGGAAAATCTGGTAGGTAAGTTAGGTTTTGGTTTCTCCTACGTAGCTTCTTCTGCACTTGATTATGGAAGATACAGTGTAGCATGGGGTTCTGTAGGTATCGCTCAAGCCTGTTTAGAAGCCTGTATTCACTACACAAATGAACGAAAGCAGTTCGGTGTTTATCTCAAAGAACACCAATTGATTCGGCAAATTATAACTGAGATGATAGCCAATGTGAAAGCAGCAAGATTACTGTGCTATCAAGCTGGTTATCTTAAAGAGATTGGCGATCCAAACTCAATCGTAGAGACTTCAATTGCCAAATATTTTGCGTCCACAACAGCAACCAAAATTGCAAATGATACTGTACAAATCCACGGTGCCAATGGTTGCACCAGTGAATATTCTGTTGCCAGGTATTTGCGAGATGCCAAAATTATGGAAATCATTGAAGGAAGCACGCAAATACAACAAATAACCATTGCTGATTACGGTTATCAGGAGTATATGTCACCATCCGCTTCCACCGTGATTTATCAAAACTTACTGGTAAGGACGTGA
- a CDS encoding acyl carrier protein yields MKEIQPTIKEFLARFFRNHNLQLDEDIFALGFVNSMFAMQLVLFIEQEFQLTIDNEDLEFDNFRSINAMTRLIERKTALVAQK; encoded by the coding sequence ATGAAAGAAATACAACCAACAATCAAGGAGTTCCTTGCACGGTTTTTCCGCAATCATAACTTGCAGCTAGATGAAGATATCTTTGCGCTTGGTTTTGTCAATTCTATGTTCGCCATGCAACTCGTCTTGTTTATCGAACAAGAATTTCAACTAACTATTGATAATGAAGACCTAGAATTTGATAACTTCAGATCTATAAATGCTATGACTCGTTTGATTGAACGTAAGACAGCTTTAGTTGCACAAAAATGA
- a CDS encoding CmcI family methyltransferase: protein MNTEYQDYTLEQQPAIPDNLPVLLEGNELKEATNRLAQEVQAKIRQRQQEVPTAFDYYLDILIEQLHQLDKDLPWEESSKHLSGTEGERLRQGLQQLRLFLSRRSQGRFVSFHERFTTPEIALGMMTDIGLYEPAMSQGVAECMQWKGMPLFKTAFDFNIYTMMLWDIKPRTIIELGSGVGSSAIWLADLMKIFEIQGHIFSVDLKKLELQHNGVSFIQGDCNQIEEVFAEDFLRNAPHPWLFIEDAHVNVHGVLCHFHRYFKQGDYVVIEESLFQKDAIGRFLMKYPDCYKIDTYYTDFFGGNITCAMDSIFVRN from the coding sequence ATGAATACCGAATACCAAGATTATACTCTCGAACAGCAACCCGCCATCCCGGATAACCTACCAGTACTGCTAGAGGGAAATGAACTTAAAGAAGCTACAAATCGATTAGCACAAGAAGTCCAAGCAAAAATAAGACAGCGTCAACAGGAAGTACCTACGGCCTTTGATTATTATTTAGATATTTTAATAGAACAACTGCACCAGTTGGACAAAGATCTACCTTGGGAAGAGAGTAGTAAGCACCTAAGCGGTACAGAGGGAGAACGACTGAGGCAAGGGCTTCAGCAGCTACGGCTCTTTTTAAGCAGACGAAGTCAGGGGCGTTTTGTCAGTTTCCACGAGCGATTCACCACGCCGGAAATTGCACTGGGTATGATGACCGATATAGGTCTTTACGAGCCTGCTATGAGTCAAGGAGTAGCAGAGTGTATGCAGTGGAAAGGTATGCCTCTTTTTAAGACCGCGTTTGATTTTAACATCTACACTATGATGCTGTGGGACATCAAACCAAGAACCATCATTGAGCTTGGTTCCGGAGTAGGATCGAGCGCGATATGGCTAGCAGATCTTATGAAGATATTTGAGATCCAGGGTCACATTTTCTCCGTTGATTTGAAGAAGCTAGAATTGCAGCATAACGGCGTCAGCTTTATACAAGGAGATTGCAATCAAATAGAGGAAGTATTCGCTGAGGATTTTTTGAGAAACGCACCTCACCCGTGGCTGTTCATTGAAGATGCCCATGTCAATGTTCATGGAGTTTTATGTCATTTTCATCGCTACTTTAAACAAGGTGACTACGTAGTAATTGAGGAGAGTTTATTTCAAAAAGACGCAATCGGGAGGTTTTTGATGAAATATCCTGATTGCTACAAAATTGACACGTACTATACCGATTTTTTTGGTGGAAACATCACTTGTGCTATGGACTCAATTTTTGTTAGGAACTGA
- a CDS encoding 3-hydroxyacyl-CoA dehydrogenase family protein → MKIQVVGVVGAGVMGIGVAQNLSQTGHQVILVDISEDILENAKKEIRNNVRFQGFFQKNQQAESPDNILHRIKFSTNYKFLESAEFVIENATEKWDIKKGIYAQLDAICPEKTVFAANTSAISITRIASVTKRADKVIGMHFMNPVPMKPMVEMIRGYHTSDDAIATAKELLAQMGKECILVNDSPGFVSNRVLMLTINEAIFLLQDRVASVEEVDKIFTSCFGHKMGPLETADLIGLDTILFSIEVLYESFNDSKYRPCPLLKKMVDAGLYGRKNGQGFYTYSGAT, encoded by the coding sequence ATGAAAATTCAAGTTGTCGGTGTAGTCGGAGCGGGTGTCATGGGAATTGGGGTAGCCCAAAACCTCTCCCAAACTGGTCATCAAGTGATTTTAGTAGATATTTCCGAAGACATTTTGGAGAATGCTAAGAAGGAAATCAGAAATAATGTCCGTTTTCAAGGTTTTTTTCAGAAAAACCAGCAAGCAGAAAGCCCTGACAATATTCTGCATCGAATTAAATTTTCGACAAATTATAAATTTCTTGAATCTGCAGAATTTGTGATTGAAAATGCCACGGAAAAGTGGGATATTAAAAAAGGGATATACGCACAGCTTGATGCGATTTGTCCAGAGAAGACTGTATTTGCAGCCAATACTTCTGCTATTTCTATTACTCGCATTGCTTCAGTTACTAAGCGTGCTGACAAAGTTATTGGTATGCATTTTATGAACCCAGTACCAATGAAGCCGATGGTGGAAATGATTCGCGGGTATCACACCAGTGATGATGCGATCGCAACAGCCAAAGAATTGTTGGCGCAGATGGGTAAAGAATGCATTCTTGTTAACGACTCGCCCGGTTTTGTCTCTAACCGCGTGCTAATGTTGACGATTAATGAAGCCATTTTCTTGCTACAAGATCGAGTTGCTTCCGTAGAAGAAGTGGATAAAATTTTCACATCCTGCTTTGGACACAAAATGGGACCACTCGAAACTGCTGACTTGATTGGTTTAGACACTATTCTATTCTCCATCGAAGTTTTATATGAAAGCTTCAATGACAGCAAATACAGACCCTGTCCGTTGCTGAAAAAAATGGTAGATGCAGGGTTGTATGGTCGCAAAAATGGACAAGGTTTTTATACTTACAGTGGAGCCACTTGA
- a CDS encoding type I polyketide synthase has translation MDNQDTHNALKGIAVIGMASRFPGAKSVERFWQNLRDGVESISFFTDDELVNSGLDPALLRDPNYVKARAVLEDIDMLDASFFGFTPKEAAFMDPQHRLFLECAWEALENAGYDPEADKELTGVYAGASLSSYLINNLVSDPNLSKSNSLPITISNDKDYLSTRVSYKLNLKGPSISVNTACSTSLVAVHLACRGLLSYQCDRALAGGVTIEVPHKEGYFYQEGGITSPDGHCRAFDAKSQGCPSGNGIGIVVLKRLEDALADGDCIYAVIKGSAINNDGSEKVSFTAPSVAGQADVIASAQAIAGFNPETVTYIETHGTGTALGDPIEIRALKKAFSAGTDKKGFCAIGSVKTNVSHLNAAAGIAGLIKTVLALKHKMIPPNLHFEQPNPEIDFANSPFYVNTQLREWKTDGTPRRAGVSSFGIGGTNAHVVLEEAPVVETATASGQSRPWQLLILSAKTDSALETATANLVNQLQQHPELNLADVAYTLQVGRHPFSHRRTVICQDIQDAIIAFQNPKRVLTTTEETNERPVAFMFTGLGTQYINMALELYQVEPTFREHLDRCCYLGQPLLGVDLKEVIYPTSHSTTEKQEATKEKTGIDLRQMLGRDPQPVDPATQKLNQTYLTQPALFAIEYALAQLWMSWGIRPVAMIGYSIGEYVAATLAGVLSLEDAMTLVAKRAQMIQELPLGAMLAVPLSETEVQPFLSKNLSLSAVNGLSQCVLAGTTEAVEELARSLSAKGLACRQLQTSHAFHSYMMSAIADSFTEVVRNINLKLPQIPYVSNVTGTWITAEQATNPSYWTQHMCQPVRFGDGVHQLWTQHSPILLEVGPGQALSSLAVQCLENVSDDDKIVLSSLRYAYERQSDVAFILNTLGQLWLESVKIDWSGFYAHERRHRLPLPTYPFERQRYWIEPQKLSPVQRDLQPKLTASELWQSLVEAGQLQARVGASEFDKQISQEKRECLDRLCIAYINLALTHLGAFSNPSKKYSLLELFEQCQIIPNYRELLSRWLEILVEQGQLHQEQGLFTNLLPLSLDSVNDLLTEVRAKWADTPQQIDLLQLYGENMVAILTGEKEPLEFHVSTLLKEGEFSVQQLPENKYYNSIMRACLEQVVKSLPPFVNLRILEIGAGTGTGTAELLPMLPSEKTSYTFTDVGVFFLNAAKKKFSDYPFIEYRLLDIERSLEEQEYLSHSFDAIVAFQVLHVARNIGETLDRIRSILAPGGLLLFWETTQARLEFEFIDALLMNPIEDPESKRNMCNPFLSKEQWLEELKSHGFVQVTAFSEFAPFTDHIIVAQASAPATHEAPAAFTALLHEQDASMTQQVSLGKKPNIADWFYIPSWKRSLPPQLSSQVKQAECWLVFVDEYGLGAQIVKQLELEGHDVFTVKVGEEFSSRSKSPEEQFGKRTYTINPQQRDDYNTLLKELRAQDLTPKRIIHLWSVTQSEPTDFNTAQEQGFYSLLFLAQALGKQNFTDELQLAVISNNVQAVTGVENVCPEKATVLGLVKVIPQEYSNIRCRSIDVLIPSPGGWQEEKFVEQLLNELRANSPDSAIAYRGLERWVQTFEPVQLDASVAETPRLREKGVYLITGGLEDIGLVVAEHLAKTVQAKLLLLEREDFPNREEWSEWLTTHDEQDNISRKILKVQELEKLGALVLILSADVVNLEQVQSAKAGAKEQFGELNGVFHTAKVPVEKLFSPIVEIDHTECEQQFQAKVQGLLVLEEVLQSQKLDFCLLMSSLTSVLGGLGSVGYSAVSLLTDAFAYQHNQTNPVSWMSVNWDAWQFGADNQQIPTGTSLAEFAIEPPEGINALERLLLWSQYHQIVVSTGNLQSRIDQWIKLESRQEKSAAQQVNLSSRHSRPNLKNAYVAPSHDVERKLVEIFQELLGIEPIGIHDSFFALGGDSLTGTVLISLVRKNFQVELPVRSLFEAPTVAELALVIEEILIEEIEKLEDQDPLLIRGEVGDLVS, from the coding sequence GTGGATAACCAAGATACTCATAATGCATTGAAAGGCATAGCTGTCATTGGGATGGCTAGTCGTTTTCCTGGTGCCAAAAGTGTTGAGCGGTTTTGGCAGAATCTGCGCGACGGTGTGGAATCCATTTCATTCTTCACCGATGATGAATTGGTAAATTCAGGCTTAGATCCAGCTTTGTTACGCGATCCCAATTATGTAAAAGCAAGGGCTGTGCTGGAAGATATTGATATGCTTGATGCTTCGTTCTTTGGCTTTACACCCAAAGAAGCTGCATTCATGGACCCGCAACACCGTCTTTTCTTAGAGTGTGCTTGGGAAGCGCTTGAAAATGCTGGTTACGATCCTGAAGCGGACAAAGAACTGACTGGTGTTTACGCCGGAGCCAGCTTGAGTAGCTACTTAATTAATAACCTAGTTTCAGATCCTAACCTAAGCAAATCAAATTCTTTGCCAATTACAATTAGTAATGATAAAGACTATTTATCCACTCGGGTGTCCTACAAGTTGAATCTGAAGGGACCAAGTATTAGCGTCAACACGGCCTGCTCTACATCATTAGTGGCAGTTCACTTAGCGTGCCGAGGATTGCTAAGTTACCAGTGTGATAGAGCACTGGCTGGTGGAGTTACTATAGAAGTTCCACATAAGGAAGGTTATTTTTATCAAGAAGGCGGGATTACTTCTCCTGATGGTCACTGTCGTGCCTTTGACGCTAAATCACAGGGTTGTCCTTCCGGAAATGGGATAGGTATTGTTGTACTTAAGAGATTAGAGGATGCCTTGGCTGATGGGGACTGCATTTATGCAGTTATCAAAGGTTCAGCCATCAATAACGACGGTTCGGAGAAAGTGAGTTTCACAGCACCCAGTGTGGCAGGTCAAGCAGACGTGATTGCCTCTGCTCAGGCGATCGCAGGATTTAACCCAGAAACAGTCACCTACATCGAGACCCACGGAACCGGCACAGCACTGGGCGATCCTATTGAAATTAGGGCACTGAAAAAGGCATTTAGCGCCGGGACTGATAAGAAGGGCTTCTGTGCTATCGGTTCGGTAAAGACCAATGTCAGTCATCTGAATGCAGCAGCTGGTATAGCAGGCTTAATCAAGACAGTCTTGGCGCTCAAACACAAGATGATACCGCCCAACCTACACTTTGAACAACCCAATCCTGAGATTGACTTTGCTAACAGCCCCTTTTACGTAAATACTCAGCTTCGTGAATGGAAAACAGATGGAACTCCCCGCCGTGCTGGGGTTAGTTCTTTTGGCATCGGGGGAACTAATGCTCATGTTGTTTTAGAAGAAGCCCCAGTTGTAGAGACCGCAACTGCGTCTGGTCAATCTCGCCCTTGGCAGTTGCTGATATTATCTGCCAAAACTGATTCAGCCTTAGAAACTGCAACTGCAAATTTGGTTAATCAGCTCCAGCAACACCCTGAACTTAATCTTGCGGATGTAGCTTATACATTGCAAGTTGGTCGTCACCCTTTTAGCCATCGGCGCACGGTTATTTGTCAAGACATTCAAGATGCCATAATTGCTTTCCAGAACCCCAAACGAGTTCTGACTACCACTGAGGAGACGAATGAGCGCCCTGTAGCTTTCATGTTTACTGGTTTAGGGACTCAATATATTAACATGGCTCTTGAACTTTATCAAGTCGAGCCAACTTTTCGCGAACACCTCGATCGCTGTTGTTACCTCGGACAACCTTTGTTGGGTGTTGACCTCAAAGAAGTCATTTATCCGACTTCCCATTCAACAACCGAAAAGCAAGAAGCAACAAAAGAAAAAACGGGGATCGATTTACGCCAGATGCTTGGTCGCGATCCCCAACCAGTAGATCCCGCTACACAAAAACTGAATCAAACCTATCTGACTCAGCCAGCGCTATTTGCTATTGAGTATGCTTTAGCTCAATTGTGGATGTCGTGGGGGATTCGTCCAGTAGCAATGATTGGCTACAGCATTGGTGAATATGTCGCAGCAACTCTAGCAGGAGTGTTATCTCTAGAAGACGCTATGACTCTGGTTGCCAAAAGAGCGCAAATGATTCAAGAGTTACCCTTGGGAGCAATGCTGGCGGTTCCCCTTTCTGAGACAGAAGTACAACCTTTTTTGAGCAAAAATCTTTCATTATCAGCAGTCAATGGCTTATCTCAGTGCGTGCTTGCGGGAACCACAGAGGCTGTAGAGGAATTAGCACGCTCTTTGAGTGCTAAGGGGTTAGCTTGTCGCCAATTGCAAACCTCTCATGCCTTTCATTCTTACATGATGTCCGCGATCGCTGACTCTTTCACTGAAGTAGTACGAAATATCAATCTTAAGCTACCGCAAATTCCATATGTGTCTAACGTTACAGGAACTTGGATAACAGCAGAGCAAGCCACAAATCCGAGCTACTGGACACAACATATGTGTCAACCCGTGCGCTTTGGTGATGGAGTACACCAGTTGTGGACACAACACAGTCCAATTTTGTTGGAAGTAGGTCCGGGACAGGCATTAAGCAGCTTGGCAGTGCAATGTTTAGAGAATGTTTCTGATGATGACAAAATAGTATTGTCTTCGCTACGTTATGCTTATGAGCGACAGTCAGATGTTGCTTTCATCTTGAATACATTAGGACAGCTATGGCTTGAGTCCGTTAAGATTGATTGGTCAGGATTTTATGCCCATGAGCGCCGACATCGCCTTCCCTTGCCAACATATCCCTTTGAGCGACAACGATACTGGATTGAACCGCAAAAATTATCACCTGTACAAAGAGATCTCCAACCCAAGTTAACAGCGTCAGAACTTTGGCAATCTCTGGTAGAAGCTGGTCAACTTCAAGCTCGTGTCGGAGCTTCGGAATTTGACAAGCAAATTTCTCAAGAGAAAAGAGAGTGCTTAGATCGTTTATGCATTGCCTATATTAATCTTGCATTAACACATTTAGGAGCTTTTAGCAATCCCAGTAAAAAGTATTCTCTTCTGGAGTTGTTTGAGCAATGTCAGATTATTCCTAATTATAGAGAATTGTTGAGTCGATGGCTGGAAATATTGGTAGAGCAAGGTCAGTTACATCAAGAACAAGGGCTGTTTACTAACCTGCTGCCACTTTCACTAGACTCTGTTAACGATCTGTTAACAGAAGTCAGAGCCAAATGGGCAGATACACCGCAACAAATAGATTTACTTCAACTATATGGCGAAAATATGGTAGCCATACTGACTGGTGAAAAAGAACCATTGGAGTTCCATGTTTCTACCTTATTAAAGGAAGGAGAATTTTCAGTTCAACAATTGCCCGAAAATAAATACTACAACTCAATTATGCGGGCATGCCTAGAACAGGTGGTGAAATCATTACCACCATTCGTCAATCTTAGAATATTAGAAATTGGTGCTGGAACTGGTACCGGCACGGCAGAATTATTACCTATGTTGCCATCAGAAAAAACCAGCTACACCTTTACTGACGTGGGTGTTTTTTTCCTGAACGCAGCCAAGAAGAAGTTTAGCGATTATCCATTTATCGAATATCGATTGCTAGATATTGAGCGATCGCTTGAAGAACAAGAATACTTAAGCCACAGCTTTGATGCGATTGTAGCTTTCCAAGTGCTGCACGTGGCTCGAAATATTGGAGAAACTCTCGATCGCATTCGCTCAATACTTGCTCCTGGAGGTTTACTTCTATTTTGGGAAACAACTCAAGCCAGATTAGAATTTGAGTTTATTGACGCTTTGCTCATGAATCCGATAGAAGACCCAGAAAGCAAGCGCAATATGTGCAATCCCTTTTTATCCAAGGAGCAGTGGCTTGAAGAACTCAAATCTCATGGTTTTGTGCAGGTAACAGCATTCTCAGAATTCGCACCTTTTACAGACCACATAATTGTCGCTCAGGCTAGCGCCCCAGCAACGCACGAAGCACCAGCAGCATTTACAGCATTGCTTCATGAACAAGATGCTTCCATGACGCAACAAGTTTCATTAGGCAAAAAGCCCAACATTGCTGACTGGTTCTACATTCCTTCATGGAAACGTTCGCTACCACCGCAGTTGAGTAGTCAGGTCAAACAAGCAGAATGCTGGTTGGTATTTGTCGATGAGTATGGGTTGGGCGCTCAAATCGTGAAGCAACTCGAACTTGAAGGTCATGATGTGTTTACCGTCAAAGTTGGGGAGGAATTTAGCAGTAGAAGCAAATCACCAGAGGAGCAGTTTGGCAAGCGTACATATACAATAAATCCTCAACAACGGGATGATTACAATACCTTACTCAAAGAACTTCGCGCTCAAGATTTAACACCAAAAAGAATTATTCATCTGTGGAGTGTAACACAGTCAGAACCTACAGACTTTAACACAGCCCAAGAACAAGGATTCTACAGCTTGCTGTTTTTGGCACAGGCGCTTGGAAAACAGAATTTTACTGATGAGTTACAGCTTGCAGTTATTTCCAACAATGTGCAAGCTGTAACCGGAGTTGAAAATGTTTGTCCAGAAAAAGCAACAGTACTTGGACTTGTTAAAGTTATCCCACAGGAATATTCAAATATTAGATGTCGCAGTATTGATGTTCTGATTCCCTCACCGGGGGGTTGGCAAGAAGAGAAATTTGTGGAGCAATTGCTGAACGAGCTAAGAGCTAATTCCCCTGACTCAGCGATCGCTTACCGTGGTTTAGAACGGTGGGTGCAAACCTTTGAGCCTGTGCAATTGGATGCAAGCGTCGCTGAAACACCAAGGTTAAGGGAAAAAGGAGTTTACCTGATAACTGGTGGACTTGAAGACATAGGACTTGTGGTAGCCGAACATCTGGCAAAAACAGTACAAGCAAAACTGTTGCTTTTGGAGCGGGAAGATTTTCCCAACCGAGAAGAGTGGTCAGAGTGGCTGACAACTCACGATGAGCAAGATAACATCAGCCGCAAGATTCTCAAAGTGCAGGAACTGGAAAAGCTGGGGGCATTGGTCTTAATCTTGAGCGCCGATGTGGTAAATTTAGAACAGGTGCAAAGTGCGAAAGCGGGAGCAAAAGAGCAGTTTGGTGAACTCAATGGAGTGTTCCACACAGCTAAAGTACCTGTAGAGAAGTTATTTAGTCCTATTGTAGAGATAGACCATACAGAGTGCGAGCAGCAATTTCAAGCAAAAGTGCAGGGACTGTTAGTCTTGGAAGAGGTTTTGCAGTCCCAAAAGCTTGATTTTTGTCTACTGATGTCTTCGTTAACCTCTGTTTTAGGAGGATTAGGCTCTGTTGGCTACTCAGCAGTCAGTCTTTTGACGGACGCTTTTGCTTACCAGCACAATCAGACGAATCCTGTTTCTTGGATGAGCGTCAACTGGGATGCATGGCAATTTGGAGCAGACAATCAACAAATACCTACAGGTACAAGTTTGGCGGAATTTGCTATCGAACCGCCTGAAGGTATCAATGCCCTTGAACGTCTTCTTTTGTGGAGTCAATATCATCAAATAGTTGTCTCGACGGGTAATTTACAATCTAGAATTGACCAATGGATTAAGCTAGAATCAAGACAAGAAAAAAGTGCTGCCCAACAAGTCAATTTATCTTCTCGTCACTCAAGACCAAATTTAAAGAATGCTTATGTTGCTCCTAGTCATGATGTAGAGCGCAAACTGGTTGAGATTTTTCAAGAGTTACTGGGTATTGAGCCGATTGGTATTCATGACAGCTTCTTTGCATTAGGTGGAGACTCTCTAACGGGAACTGTACTTATTTCCCTTGTTCGCAAAAATTTTCAGGTAGAACTACCTGTTCGTTCTCTCTTTGAAGCACCTACTGTAGCTGAGTTAGCTTTGGTTATTGAAGAAATTCTCATAGAAGAGATAGAAAAATTAGAAGACCAAGATCCCCTACTTATTAGAGGAGAAGTCGGGGATCTTGTTTCGTAA